From the genome of Fusobacterium varium, one region includes:
- a CDS encoding Protein tyrosine/serine phosphatase, with the protein MIITLFFSLFILSNCSSQEVNKIEKSQQWGIPLEVKGLDNLSANEDTILIHCYHGADRIGMMGALYRMVYQNWEREETLSEMLNDGYGYHSMWKDIVAFIKEVNVEQLKKDSQINK; encoded by the coding sequence TTGATTATTACATTATTTTTTAGTCTATTTATTTTAAGCAATTGTTCATCTCAGGAAGTAAATAAAATAGAAAAATCTCAACAGTGGGGAATCCCTTTGGAAGTAAAAGGACTGGATAATTTATCTGCAAATGAGGATACAATATTAATACATTGTTATCATGGTGCAGATCGAATAGGAATGATGGGTGCTTTATATCGAATGGTATATCAAAATTGGGAAAGAGAAGAAACTTTATCTGAAATGTTAAATGATGGATATGGATATCACTCAATGTGGAAAGATATAGTTGCTTTTATAAAAGAGGTAAATGTAGAACAATTAAAAAAAGACAGTCAGATAAATAAATAA
- a CDS encoding Uncharacterized conserved protein — protein MNLIKEFYEIMETQNDIALATSVNNTPNVRLISFYFCPDKNILYFSTFKNEVKIKEFEQNNKVSFTTIPREDIKYVRTNNALVKKVLYLYLILKEISVKKYLIIKK, from the coding sequence ATGAATTTAATTAAAGAATTTTATGAAATAATGGAAACTCAAAATGACATTGCCTTAGCTACAAGTGTAAATAATACACCAAATGTGAGATTAATTAGTTTTTATTTTTGTCCTGATAAAAATATTCTTTATTTTAGCACATTTAAGAATGAAGTAAAAATAAAAGAATTTGAACAAAATAATAAAGTATCTTTTACAACAATTCCAAGGGAAGATATAAAATATGTTCGTACAAATAATGCTCTAGTTAAAAAAGTTCTTTATCTATATCTGATCTTAAAGGAAATTTCTGTGAAAAAATACCTGATTATAAAGAAATGA